The genomic DNA CAGCTCAGTTTGAATCGTTGTTTACGACCACCTGACTCTGTTGGTCGACCGTGGCTTATCATCTTCAGTGATGGTAGTGACCTCGCCCATGGTTTTGCAGCCTACATCAGATGGCGCCTAGACAGTGGTGACTATTGGTGTCGACGTATCTTCGCGAAGTGTCGTATCGCCCCAGTGAATAAGTTGTCTACTCTGCAGATGGAGCTAAACGCTGCTGTGTTGTCCAAGCGAGGTAGAAAGGTCATTGAGAAGGAGATGAGGTTCGAATTTGAAGAGGTGTTGCAAATTGTAGACtctgaaactgttttgagcatGATCAACAAGACCAGTACTCGCTTCAAAGTGTATGAGGGAGTCAGAATTGGGGAAATTCAAGCTGCAACGAATGGTGATATGTCTTGTTGGGCCTGGATGACAGGTCATCACAACCCCGCAGATTGGTTGACCCGTGGACGTACCCCGGAGGAGCTCAATCAAGATTCCCATTGGTGGAATGGTCCACCCATCCTGTACCAACCCATTGAAGAGTGGGGACTCAAGTTTGGTTTACAGAAGGAGGAATCACTCCCTGGAGAAAAGAAGATGTGCAACACAGCATCAGCCACAGCAGATCCTCCATTAATTGACTTCGAGAGATTTAGTGACATCAATCGAGTCATTTGGGTCGTAGCAAGATTAAAAAACATTGCAAGGAATAAGACTTTTAGTGCACAAAATGCCATGCAAGTAACTGCACAGCTCTTGAAAGAAGCAGAGGACTTTGTCGTGAAGAACGTTCAGAAAACGGTTGAATGCGAGCTAAAGAAGAGCAGCAGTAAGAAGGGTAATGGAGGTCACTATGCTAAGCTGAAGCCTGTACAAGATGAGAGTGGAATATGGGTTGTTGGAGAACGACTAACCAGGTACAATGCGATCACACCAGACTCGACCCTTCAGAGATTGTTACCCTCTAAGCATCCAGCTACACGTCTTTTCATGCAACGAGCTCATCAAGCAGGAGGACATAGAGGACGTGACGCAACCCTAGCTCGATTTCGAATGCACTACTGGACACCTCAAGGGAGCAAACTGGCAAGATTGGTGAAAGTGAAGTGTCAACTGGGTAAGTTACGTGATGCAAAATTTCTTGAACAACCAATGGGGTTATTGCCAAAGGCTAGACTGAAACCTGCACCCGCATTCAACCATGTGATGCTTGACTTGTTCGGACCATACACAGTTA from Montipora capricornis isolate CH-2021 chromosome 2, ASM3666992v2, whole genome shotgun sequence includes the following:
- the LOC138033476 gene encoding uncharacterized protein, with the translated sequence MIFDPLGFVCPYTLLGKIYLRETWYLKLGWDDQLPTNLRSKWVHFFCSLFQLEQLSLNRCLRPPDSVGRPWLIIFSDGSDLAHGFAAYIRWRLDSGDYWCRRIFAKCRIAPVNKLSTLQMELNAAVLSKRGRKVIEKEMRFEFEEVLQIVDSETVLSMINKTSTRFKVYEGVRIGEIQAATNGDMSCWAWMTGHHNPADWLTRGRTPEELNQDSHWWNGPPILYQPIEEWGLKFGLQKEESLPGEKKMCNTASATADPPLIDFERFSDINRVIWVVARLKNIARNKTFSAQNAMQVTAQLLKEAEDFVVKNVQKTVECELKKSSSKKGNGGHYAKLKPVQDESGIWVVGERLTRYNAITPDSTLQRLLPSKHPATRLFMQRAHQAGGHRGRDATLARFRMHYWTPQGSKLARLVKVKCQLGKLRDAKFLEQPMGLLPKARLKPAPAFNHVMLDLFGPYTVRGEVQKRTSGKAYGVMFTDLAMRAVHIEAVFGYGTSNFLMALSRFASLRGWPEMIYSDPGSQLVGAEKELKEAWQRIGRESLQRDSVQNGSTWVFGPADSPWHQGAVESLIKAAKRAIHFSVSNQRLSVPEFLTVCCEVSNLLNERPIGVKPSVDSTINVLTPNSLLLGRATASNPLGWQPYETRIATRYHLVQSVVEDFWKRWTELYAPALVVQRKWHTASRNLCRGDVVIVADKNTLRGDYRLALVKDVFPGEDGTVRKVTVQYKSYRTGERVHEYRGARDTVISREVQRLALLVPVD